One genomic segment of Streptomyces sp. NBC_00239 includes these proteins:
- a CDS encoding SDR family NAD(P)-dependent oxidoreductase, which translates to MGKLDGRVVVITGAARGQGEQEARLFAAEGARVLLGDVLDEQGAAVAKELGEDRARYVHLDVSSEADWAAAVAAAKESFGKVDGLVNNAGILRFNELVSTPLAEFQQLIQVNQVGSFLGIKTVAPEIEAAGGGTIVNTSSYTGLTGMAFVGAYAATKAAIVGLTRVAALELAAKGIRVNAMCPGAVDTPMANPALLDPDGPSAEATEAMAELYGRVVPMGRAGEAVEVARLALFLSSADSSYITGQPFVIDGGWMAGVSIL; encoded by the coding sequence ATGGGCAAGCTGGACGGACGCGTCGTGGTCATCACCGGGGCGGCGCGCGGTCAGGGCGAGCAGGAGGCCCGGCTCTTCGCCGCCGAGGGCGCCAGGGTGCTGCTCGGTGACGTACTGGACGAGCAGGGCGCGGCGGTCGCCAAGGAGCTGGGCGAGGACCGGGCCCGGTACGTGCACCTGGACGTGAGCAGCGAAGCGGACTGGGCGGCGGCCGTCGCCGCGGCCAAGGAGTCCTTCGGGAAGGTCGACGGGCTGGTCAACAACGCCGGGATCCTGCGCTTCAACGAGCTGGTCTCGACCCCGCTGGCGGAGTTCCAGCAGCTGATCCAGGTCAACCAGGTGGGTTCCTTCCTCGGGATCAAGACCGTGGCCCCCGAGATCGAGGCGGCCGGCGGCGGCACGATCGTCAACACCTCCTCCTACACCGGCCTGACCGGCATGGCGTTCGTGGGCGCGTACGCGGCGACCAAGGCGGCCATCGTGGGCCTGACGCGGGTGGCGGCGCTGGAACTGGCCGCGAAGGGGATCCGGGTCAACGCCATGTGCCCGGGGGCCGTGGACACCCCGATGGCGAACCCGGCGCTGCTGGACCCCGACGGGCCGTCCGCCGAGGCGACGGAGGCGATGGCGGAGCTGTACGGGCGGGTGGTGCCGATGGGGCGGGCGGGCGAGGCCGTGGAGGTGGCCCGGCTGGCCCTGTTCCTGAGCAGCGCGGACTCCTCGTACATCACCGGCCAGCCCTTCGTGATCGACGGCGGCTGGATGGCCGGCGTGAGCATCCTCTGA
- a CDS encoding aldehyde dehydrogenase family protein, with protein MNDGSDAGTGEQRLYIGGEWAAPARGHYEVVNPADESVVGLAPEASREQVYEAAAAARDAFEGWSRTRPEERAAILDRAADIMQREFEPWARLAQAESGATTAIARGMQVNVGVTRFRRYAKGALEPVERGLPPQVTEAGPMGRASVLGALEVRQPVGVVTCITSYNNPWANPAGKVAPALAMGNTVVVKPAPQDPLSVFRMAAALAEAGVPAGVVNVVSGRDVAVGEAAVDSPDVDMVSFTGSTGVGQRIAEVCGRSMKRQLMELGGKGAAVVFDDADLDAAMMGIGTTFSFYSGQICTAPTRVLAQRGIYEQLLEKLTGYLGFMKVGDPTVQGTVVGPVISAAHRDRVESYVELGRKEGARVVAGGERPVVGDGRGFYVAPTLLADCTNDMRVVREEIFGPVVVVVPFDDEEQAVALANDSDYGLLSYVWSGDVARAFRVARRLRSGGVGVNTIGRNMEAPFGGFKRSGVGRDVGSYALHAYSEIQSIVWPG; from the coding sequence ATGAACGACGGCAGCGACGCCGGCACCGGCGAGCAGCGCCTCTACATCGGCGGGGAGTGGGCCGCCCCGGCCCGCGGCCACTACGAGGTGGTCAATCCGGCCGACGAGTCGGTGGTGGGGCTCGCCCCGGAGGCCTCCCGCGAGCAGGTGTACGAGGCGGCGGCCGCGGCCCGTGACGCCTTCGAGGGCTGGTCGCGTACGAGGCCGGAGGAGCGGGCCGCGATCCTGGACCGGGCCGCGGACATCATGCAGCGCGAGTTCGAGCCGTGGGCGCGGCTCGCGCAGGCGGAGAGCGGCGCTACCACCGCCATCGCCCGCGGCATGCAGGTCAACGTGGGGGTGACCCGGTTCCGGCGGTACGCGAAGGGCGCCCTGGAGCCGGTCGAGCGCGGGCTGCCGCCGCAGGTCACCGAGGCCGGCCCGATGGGGCGGGCGAGCGTGCTGGGCGCGCTGGAGGTGCGCCAGCCGGTCGGCGTGGTCACCTGCATCACCTCGTACAACAACCCGTGGGCGAATCCGGCGGGCAAGGTGGCGCCGGCGTTGGCGATGGGGAACACGGTGGTGGTGAAGCCGGCGCCGCAGGATCCGCTGTCGGTGTTCAGGATGGCGGCGGCCCTGGCGGAGGCGGGCGTCCCGGCGGGCGTGGTCAACGTGGTGTCGGGGCGGGACGTGGCGGTCGGCGAGGCCGCGGTCGACTCCCCGGACGTGGACATGGTCAGCTTCACCGGCTCGACCGGGGTCGGGCAGCGGATCGCGGAGGTCTGCGGCCGCTCGATGAAGCGGCAGCTGATGGAGCTGGGCGGCAAGGGCGCGGCCGTCGTCTTCGACGACGCCGATCTCGACGCGGCCATGATGGGCATCGGCACGACCTTCTCCTTCTACTCCGGGCAGATCTGCACGGCCCCCACCCGGGTGCTCGCCCAGCGCGGGATCTACGAACAGCTGCTGGAGAAGCTCACCGGCTACCTCGGCTTCATGAAGGTCGGCGATCCGACGGTGCAGGGCACGGTGGTCGGGCCGGTGATCTCGGCCGCGCACCGGGACCGCGTCGAGTCGTACGTCGAGCTGGGGCGGAAGGAGGGCGCCCGGGTGGTGGCGGGCGGCGAGCGCCCGGTCGTCGGCGACGGCCGCGGCTTCTACGTGGCGCCGACGCTGCTCGCGGACTGCACCAACGACATGCGGGTGGTCCGGGAGGAGATCTTCGGGCCGGTGGTCGTGGTGGTGCCCTTCGACGACGAGGAGCAGGCCGTGGCGCTGGCCAACGACAGCGACTACGGGCTGCTCAGCTACGTGTGGTCGGGGGACGTGGCGCGGGCCTTCCGGGTGGCGCGGCGGCTGCGGTCCGGCGGGGTCGGCGTGAACACGATCGGCCGGAACATGGAGGCGCCGTTCGGCGGATTCAAGCGCAGCGGGGTCGGACGGGACGTGGGCTCGTACGCGCTGCACGCGTACAGCGAGATCCAGTCGATCGTCTGGCCGGGCTGA
- a CDS encoding NUDIX hydrolase, whose translation MRTQRTPRTAARLVVVSPQDTVFLFRDHNRETGLHWLPPGGGIDPGETPEQAVLRELREETGWTDLAPERLLCTWEHDFTHQGVPTRQYEHIYVTSGPLRDPVPESPDAHWRWWDLDALAATRDPLWPPTLPALLRAPSREPVHLGLIPSPTS comes from the coding sequence ATGCGCACCCAACGGACTCCACGGACCGCAGCCCGCCTCGTCGTCGTGTCGCCGCAGGACACCGTCTTCCTCTTCCGGGACCACAACAGGGAAACGGGCCTGCACTGGCTGCCTCCGGGCGGCGGGATAGACCCGGGCGAGACCCCCGAACAGGCCGTCCTGCGCGAGCTCCGCGAGGAGACCGGCTGGACCGATCTCGCCCCCGAACGGCTGTTGTGCACGTGGGAGCACGATTTCACCCATCAGGGCGTGCCCACCCGGCAGTACGAGCACATCTACGTCACTTCCGGCCCGCTCCGCGACCCCGTCCCGGAGTCCCCGGACGCGCACTGGCGCTGGTGGGACCTGGACGCCCTGGCCGCCACCCGCGACCCCCTCTGGCCCCCCACCCTCCCCGCCCTCCTCCGCGCCCCCTCCCGCGAACCGGTCCACCTGGGCCTGATCCCAAGCCCGACCTCCTGA
- a CDS encoding LLM class flavin-dependent oxidoreductase, with product MEFGLFVQGYVPEARSKVDPEAEHKALVEETEYVIQADKSGFKYAWASEHHFLEEYSHLSANEVFLAYLAHATERIHLGSGIFNPLAPVNHPVKVAEKVTMLDHLSKGRFEFGTGRGAGSHEILGFLPGITDMNATKEIWEETIAEFPKMFLQEEYEGFQGKHWSLPPRKIFPKPYGKAHPAMWYAAGSPSSYAMAAKKGLGVLGFSVQKVSDMEWVLEQYKTAIQEAKAIGAFVNDNVMVTSTAICAETHDKAVEIAVNANMNRFQSLVFRYHDTFPRPEAIPQWPETLPEYNAEIIELLIAEELLICGDPSEVRAQCKRWEQAGADQLSFGLPTGVSYEDTMTTIKLIGEHVIPEIDTDPVHRTTRFREAAGS from the coding sequence TTGGAATTCGGGCTCTTCGTGCAGGGATACGTGCCTGAGGCGCGGTCCAAGGTCGACCCCGAGGCAGAGCACAAGGCGCTGGTCGAGGAGACCGAGTACGTCATCCAGGCCGACAAGTCCGGCTTCAAATACGCCTGGGCCTCCGAGCACCACTTCCTGGAGGAGTACTCGCACCTCTCGGCGAACGAGGTCTTCCTCGCCTACCTCGCGCACGCCACCGAGCGCATCCACCTCGGCTCCGGCATCTTCAACCCGCTCGCCCCGGTGAACCACCCGGTCAAGGTGGCCGAGAAGGTCACCATGCTCGACCACCTCTCCAAGGGCCGCTTCGAGTTCGGCACCGGCCGCGGCGCGGGCAGCCACGAGATCCTCGGCTTCCTGCCCGGCATCACGGACATGAACGCCACCAAGGAGATCTGGGAGGAGACCATCGCCGAGTTCCCCAAGATGTTCCTCCAGGAGGAGTACGAGGGGTTCCAGGGCAAGCACTGGTCGCTGCCGCCGCGCAAGATCTTCCCCAAGCCGTACGGGAAGGCCCACCCGGCCATGTGGTACGCCGCCGGGTCCCCCTCCTCGTACGCCATGGCCGCGAAGAAGGGCCTCGGCGTCCTCGGCTTCAGCGTCCAGAAGGTCTCCGACATGGAGTGGGTGCTGGAGCAGTACAAGACGGCGATCCAGGAGGCGAAGGCGATCGGGGCCTTCGTCAACGACAACGTCATGGTCACCTCGACCGCGATCTGTGCCGAGACGCACGACAAGGCGGTGGAGATCGCGGTCAACGCGAACATGAACCGCTTCCAGTCGCTGGTCTTCCGCTACCACGACACGTTCCCGCGGCCCGAGGCGATTCCGCAGTGGCCCGAGACGCTGCCCGAGTACAACGCGGAGATCATCGAACTCCTCATCGCCGAGGAACTGCTGATCTGCGGTGACCCGTCGGAGGTGCGGGCGCAGTGCAAGCGGTGGGAGCAGGCCGGTGCCGACCAGCTGTCCTTCGGACTGCCGACCGGGGTCTCGTACGAGGACACGATGACCACGATCAAGCTGATCGGTGAGCACGTGATCCCTGAGATCGACACGGATCCGGTCCACCGGACGACGCGCTTCCGCGAGGCCGCGGGGTCCTGA
- a CDS encoding amidohydrolase family protein, with the protein METFPKIISVDDHTVEPPHVWRDRLPSRYRDTGPRIVRAPLKEMTFLGGKFAPVMGAKGDDGPIGDWWVYEDLHRPLTRLDTAVGYDRDEIRLEVITYEQMRPGSFSVPDRLADMDVNHVQSALCFPTFPRFCGQTFTEAKDRELGLLGVRAYNDWMVEEWCGPDAHGRLIPLTLIPLWDARLAAAEVRRNAARGVRAVAFSEIPPHLGLPSIHTDEWDPFLEACDETGTVIAMHIGSSSRMPSTSADAPPAVGSTITFANCCFSMVDWLMSGKFERFPRLKIMYAEGQIGWIPYILERANVVWEENRGWGGVADKVLRPPAELFAEHVYGCFFDDAFGLKNLDAIGVGNVLYETDYPHSDSTWPKSREVGESQMGHLPADVVDRIVRGNAIDLLGLTPDGLWAG; encoded by the coding sequence ATGGAGACCTTCCCGAAGATAATCTCGGTGGACGACCACACGGTTGAACCTCCTCACGTCTGGCGGGACCGGCTCCCGTCCCGCTACCGCGACACCGGCCCGCGGATCGTGCGCGCCCCCCTGAAGGAAATGACTTTCCTGGGCGGCAAGTTCGCGCCCGTCATGGGCGCCAAGGGCGACGACGGCCCGATCGGCGACTGGTGGGTGTACGAGGACCTGCACCGGCCGCTGACCCGCCTCGACACGGCCGTCGGCTACGACCGCGACGAGATCCGCCTGGAAGTCATCACGTACGAGCAGATGCGCCCCGGCTCCTTCAGCGTCCCGGACCGGCTCGCCGACATGGACGTCAACCACGTGCAGTCGGCCCTGTGCTTCCCGACCTTCCCGCGCTTCTGCGGCCAGACCTTCACCGAGGCCAAGGACCGCGAGCTCGGGCTGCTGGGGGTGCGCGCCTACAACGACTGGATGGTGGAGGAGTGGTGCGGCCCCGACGCGCACGGCCGCCTCATCCCCCTCACCCTGATCCCCCTCTGGGACGCCCGGCTCGCCGCCGCGGAGGTCCGCCGGAACGCGGCGCGCGGGGTCCGCGCCGTCGCCTTCTCCGAGATCCCCCCGCACCTGGGCCTGCCGTCCATCCACACGGACGAGTGGGACCCCTTCCTGGAGGCGTGCGACGAGACCGGCACGGTCATCGCCATGCACATCGGCTCCTCCTCGCGCATGCCGTCGACCTCCGCGGACGCGCCGCCCGCCGTGGGTTCCACCATCACCTTCGCCAACTGCTGCTTCTCGATGGTCGACTGGCTGATGAGCGGCAAGTTCGAGCGCTTCCCCCGGCTGAAGATCATGTACGCGGAGGGTCAGATCGGCTGGATCCCGTACATCCTGGAGCGCGCGAACGTGGTCTGGGAGGAGAACCGCGGCTGGGGCGGCGTCGCCGACAAGGTGCTGCGCCCGCCGGCCGAACTCTTCGCCGAGCACGTCTACGGCTGCTTCTTCGACGACGCCTTCGGCCTCAAGAACCTCGACGCGATCGGCGTCGGCAACGTCCTCTACGAGACGGACTACCCGCACTCCGACTCGACCTGGCCCAAGTCCCGCGAGGTCGGCGAATCCCAGATGGGCCACCTGCCCGCCGACGTCGTCGACCGCATCGTCCGCGGCAACGCCATCGACCTCCTGGGCCTCACCCCCGACGGCCTCTGGGCGGGCTGA
- a CDS encoding N-acyl-D-amino-acid deacylase family protein: MLDHLIVGATVVDGTGAPARVADIGLRDGRIAAIAAPGTLTPEDAVTAEDATGLVVCPGFVDPHTHYDAQLFWDPYATPSMNHGVTTVAGGNCGFTLAPLNPARPEDADYTRRMMSKVEGMALAALEEGVDWSWHTFGEYLDALEGRIAVNAGFMVGHCALRRHVMGEAATGGRPTAEQMEQMLALLHDAMAAGAWGLSTTQSSTHSDGAGAPVASRHAEPAELLALSRAVGEHEGTQLEAIVAGCLDQFSDDEIDLFVEMSAAAGRPLNWNVLTIDAAVPERVPRQLVPSERARKAGGRIVALTMPILTPMNMSLGTFCALNLIPGWGEVLGLPVPERIARLRDPSVRAELLRRADSKEAGVFRRLANFGRYVIGDTYSAANEGLSGRVVNDIAAERGQDPFQCLVEICANDELRTVLWPMPTDNDTDSWALRAETWQHEDVMLGGSDAGAHLDRMCGAPYTTRFLGDCLRGRKLVPLERAVQMLTDDPARLFGLRERGRIAEGWHADLVLFDPERIEAGPATLVHDLPGDSPRLDAKAIGIVSVRVNGVETIRDDRVTGAVPGTVLRSGRDTRTVSTR, translated from the coding sequence ATGCTTGACCACCTGATCGTGGGGGCCACCGTCGTGGACGGCACCGGCGCCCCCGCCCGCGTCGCAGACATCGGCCTGCGCGACGGCCGAATAGCCGCGATAGCGGCACCCGGCACCCTCACCCCCGAGGACGCCGTGACCGCCGAGGACGCCACCGGCCTGGTCGTGTGCCCCGGCTTCGTCGACCCCCACACGCACTACGACGCCCAGCTGTTCTGGGACCCGTACGCCACCCCGTCCATGAACCACGGCGTGACCACCGTCGCCGGCGGCAACTGCGGTTTCACCCTGGCGCCCCTCAACCCGGCCCGCCCCGAGGACGCCGACTACACCCGCCGCATGATGAGCAAGGTCGAGGGCATGGCCCTCGCCGCGCTGGAAGAGGGCGTCGACTGGTCCTGGCACACCTTCGGCGAGTACCTCGACGCCCTGGAGGGGCGGATCGCCGTCAACGCCGGCTTCATGGTCGGCCACTGCGCCCTGCGCCGCCACGTCATGGGCGAGGCCGCGACCGGCGGTCGGCCGACCGCCGAGCAGATGGAGCAGATGCTCGCCCTGCTCCACGACGCGATGGCGGCCGGCGCGTGGGGGCTGTCCACCACCCAGTCCTCGACGCACTCCGACGGCGCCGGCGCCCCCGTCGCCTCCCGGCACGCCGAGCCCGCCGAGCTCCTCGCGCTGTCCCGCGCGGTCGGCGAGCACGAGGGCACCCAGCTGGAGGCGATCGTCGCGGGCTGCCTGGACCAGTTCTCGGACGACGAGATCGACCTGTTCGTGGAGATGAGCGCGGCCGCCGGCCGCCCCCTGAACTGGAACGTCCTCACCATCGACGCCGCCGTCCCCGAACGCGTACCGCGCCAGCTCGTGCCGAGCGAGCGGGCCCGCAAGGCCGGCGGCCGGATCGTCGCCCTGACCATGCCGATCCTCACCCCCATGAACATGTCGCTCGGCACCTTCTGCGCCCTCAACCTCATCCCCGGCTGGGGCGAGGTCCTCGGCCTGCCCGTGCCGGAGCGGATCGCCCGGCTCCGCGACCCGTCCGTACGGGCGGAACTGCTGCGCCGCGCCGACAGCAAGGAGGCGGGCGTCTTCCGCCGCCTCGCGAACTTCGGCCGGTACGTCATCGGCGACACGTACAGCGCGGCGAACGAGGGCCTGTCCGGCCGGGTCGTCAACGACATCGCGGCCGAGCGCGGCCAGGACCCCTTCCAGTGCCTGGTCGAGATCTGCGCCAACGACGAGCTGCGCACCGTGCTGTGGCCGATGCCCACCGACAACGACACGGACAGCTGGGCGCTGCGCGCCGAGACCTGGCAGCACGAGGACGTCATGCTCGGCGGCTCGGACGCCGGCGCGCACCTGGACCGGATGTGCGGCGCCCCGTACACGACCCGGTTCCTCGGGGACTGTCTGCGCGGCCGCAAGCTGGTGCCGCTGGAGCGGGCGGTGCAGATGCTCACCGACGACCCGGCGCGGCTCTTCGGGCTGCGCGAGCGCGGCCGGATCGCCGAGGGCTGGCACGCGGACCTGGTGCTCTTCGATCCGGAGCGGATCGAGGCCGGGCCCGCGACCCTCGTGCACGACCTGCCGGGGGACAGCCCGCGGCTGGACGCGAAGGCGATCGGGATCGTCTCGGTCCGCGTCAACGGCGTGGAGACGATCCGCGACGACCGGGTGACGGGCGCGGTGCCGGGGACGGTGCTGCGGTCGGGCCGCGACACGAGGACGGTGAGCACGCGATGA
- a CDS encoding APC family permease: protein MTQLDVRPPAGDTVSGVAEGGDIRGKGLGKGSVGLVGSAVIGISTVAPVYCLTSTLGSTAGEVGVQMPAVFLAGFLPMLLVAFAYRELNKAMPDCGTSFTWTVKAFGPRLGWMCGWGLVIATIIVLSNLAGVATSYFWLLLGEITNNPSIAALDDNKLVHIATCLTLIAAATAISYRGMTATKGVQYALVGLQLAVLAIFVAMAFQKASAGSFDTGLDFSWSWMNPFAVESMAAFTAGLSLSIFMYWGWDACLATNEETTGSAKTPGRASLIAMVVLVGSYLATGVAAQMAVGSGGKGLGLANPDTSDNVFAALAGPVMGPVLGITLFVAVLASATASLQTTFIPVARTVLAMSTYEALPPSYAKVHPRFKTPGRATVMAGVATGLFYTVMTLVSENVLTDTIFALGLMICFYYSLTAFACAWYFRKELTRSGRDLLFKGVFPVLGGLLLAAVFFKTLFDMWDPAYGSGSTVLGVGSVFIIGVGLLALGLIIMIITERRSPAFFRGEVLTKETPALVVED, encoded by the coding sequence ATGACTCAGCTGGACGTCCGGCCCCCGGCCGGAGACACGGTAAGCGGCGTCGCCGAGGGCGGCGACATCCGCGGCAAGGGCCTCGGCAAGGGCTCCGTGGGCCTCGTGGGCAGTGCCGTCATCGGCATCTCCACCGTCGCCCCCGTCTACTGCCTCACCTCGACCCTCGGGTCCACCGCCGGCGAGGTCGGCGTCCAGATGCCCGCCGTCTTCCTCGCGGGCTTCCTCCCGATGCTGCTGGTGGCCTTCGCCTACCGCGAGCTCAACAAGGCCATGCCGGACTGCGGCACCTCCTTCACCTGGACGGTCAAGGCCTTCGGCCCCCGCCTCGGCTGGATGTGCGGCTGGGGCCTGGTGATCGCGACGATCATCGTGCTCTCGAACCTGGCGGGCGTCGCCACCTCGTACTTCTGGCTGCTGCTCGGCGAGATCACGAACAATCCGTCGATCGCGGCCCTGGACGACAACAAACTCGTCCACATCGCGACCTGCCTCACCCTGATCGCCGCCGCCACCGCGATCAGCTACCGCGGAATGACCGCCACCAAGGGCGTCCAGTACGCGCTGGTCGGCCTCCAGCTCGCGGTCCTCGCCATCTTCGTCGCGATGGCCTTCCAGAAGGCGTCGGCCGGTTCCTTCGACACCGGCCTGGACTTCTCCTGGTCCTGGATGAACCCCTTCGCGGTCGAGTCCATGGCGGCCTTCACCGCCGGACTCTCGCTCTCGATCTTCATGTACTGGGGCTGGGACGCGTGCCTGGCCACCAACGAGGAGACCACCGGCTCGGCGAAGACCCCCGGCCGCGCCTCGCTCATCGCGATGGTCGTCCTGGTCGGCTCGTACCTGGCCACCGGTGTCGCCGCGCAGATGGCCGTCGGCTCCGGCGGCAAGGGCCTGGGCCTCGCCAACCCCGACACCTCCGACAACGTCTTCGCGGCGCTGGCCGGACCCGTGATGGGCCCGGTGCTCGGCATCACGCTCTTCGTGGCCGTGCTGGCCTCCGCGACCGCCTCGCTCCAGACGACCTTCATCCCGGTGGCCCGTACGGTGCTGGCGATGTCCACGTACGAGGCGCTGCCGCCGTCGTACGCGAAGGTCCACCCGCGCTTCAAGACGCCGGGGCGGGCCACGGTGATGGCGGGTGTCGCGACCGGTCTCTTCTACACGGTCATGACGCTGGTCAGCGAGAACGTCCTCACGGACACGATCTTCGCGCTCGGCCTGATGATCTGCTTCTACTACTCGCTGACGGCCTTCGCCTGCGCGTGGTACTTCCGCAAGGAGCTGACCCGCTCCGGCCGAGACCTGCTCTTCAAGGGCGTCTTCCCGGTCCTGGGCGGCCTGCTCCTCGCCGCCGTCTTCTTCAAGACCCTCTTCGACATGTGGGACCCGGCGTACGGGTCGGGCTCCACGGTGCTCGGGGTCGGCAGCGTCTTCATCATCGGCGTGGGCCTGCTGGCCCTCGGCCTGATCATCATGATCATCACGGAACGCCGCAGCCCTGCCTTCTTCCGGGGCGAAGTCCTCACCAAGGAAACCCCCGCCCTGGTGGTCGAAGACTGA
- a CDS encoding S1 family peptidase has protein sequence MSSDSAKRNSGRRISVSFAIAALAGALVLAPQEAAAGIDPVPESSVFLNADGAVGVQRPVLDGIRKAAEDRGMPLEGALNAYIEQAKSNSESSPASQPDGPADTPDVVIDDLTAGELEDIRTMAKGEGIPLAKAIEQVGWQDRFTEVAAKLEASYPDQFSGAVKSENGAWFAFKGAAPVEALALAGGLPVPVEVVSNRGFSEADLAEAQEQAHAQALSRSDVSNAITAYDVQAGEVVVDVELHNAPAGKAARAAVAQELTPSLQGSARGIPVRVQVSDDASYDKQDGYTRGGGALSIGCTAGFNLKYITSATKRIGTAGHCTTVSAQTYSNHAAQGGSTTVKTVWSHQGASGDLGYVTTGAMASSRTFYQDYNNARYADDRAAMPAVGTSVCKFGRTSGKTCSTVKYRNVSLGSLKHMVVVNGSACQGGDSGGPWYFGGTAYGIHTGLTNYDGTNRCVFTPAYLFQNRSYDVWTR, from the coding sequence TTGTCGAGTGACAGTGCCAAACGGAACAGCGGACGGCGGATCAGTGTCTCGTTCGCGATCGCGGCGTTAGCCGGAGCGCTAGTTCTCGCTCCTCAGGAGGCCGCGGCGGGTATCGATCCGGTGCCCGAGTCTTCGGTGTTCCTGAACGCTGACGGTGCAGTGGGGGTTCAGCGCCCCGTCCTCGATGGCATCAGGAAGGCGGCGGAAGACCGGGGGATGCCGCTCGAGGGCGCATTGAATGCATACATCGAGCAAGCGAAATCGAATTCTGAAAGCTCTCCGGCAAGTCAGCCGGATGGTCCGGCTGACACTCCTGACGTCGTGATTGACGATCTCACGGCAGGGGAACTCGAGGATATCCGAACCATGGCCAAGGGTGAGGGAATCCCGCTTGCCAAAGCCATCGAGCAGGTCGGGTGGCAAGACCGCTTCACTGAAGTCGCCGCCAAACTGGAAGCGTCCTATCCCGATCAGTTCTCCGGTGCGGTGAAGTCGGAGAACGGTGCATGGTTCGCGTTCAAGGGCGCAGCGCCTGTGGAGGCACTGGCACTGGCCGGCGGCCTTCCCGTTCCCGTCGAAGTGGTCAGCAATCGCGGATTCTCCGAGGCCGACCTTGCGGAGGCCCAGGAGCAGGCGCACGCTCAGGCATTGAGCCGGAGCGACGTCAGTAACGCGATCACGGCCTACGACGTCCAGGCGGGCGAAGTCGTGGTCGACGTCGAACTGCACAACGCGCCCGCAGGCAAGGCGGCCCGGGCAGCCGTGGCGCAGGAGTTGACTCCCTCCCTTCAGGGCTCCGCGAGAGGCATTCCGGTCAGGGTCCAGGTGTCGGACGATGCGTCCTACGACAAGCAGGACGGGTACACCCGCGGCGGAGGCGCGCTGTCGATCGGCTGTACGGCAGGCTTCAACCTGAAATACATCACGAGCGCCACCAAGAGGATTGGCACGGCCGGGCACTGCACGACCGTCTCCGCGCAGACCTACTCCAACCATGCCGCACAGGGTGGGTCGACGACGGTGAAGACCGTGTGGAGCCATCAGGGTGCCTCGGGTGACCTCGGGTACGTGACCACGGGTGCCATGGCCAGCTCGCGGACCTTCTACCAGGACTACAACAACGCGCGGTACGCGGACGACCGGGCAGCAATGCCCGCTGTCGGCACATCGGTTTGCAAGTTCGGCCGGACTTCAGGGAAGACGTGCAGCACGGTCAAGTACCGCAACGTGTCCCTCGGTTCGTTGAAGCACATGGTCGTTGTGAACGGGAGCGCATGCCAGGGTGGTGACAGCGGCGGACCTTGGTACTTCGGCGGAACCGCCTACGGTATCCACACGGGCCTGACCAACTACGACGGTACGAACCGTTGTGTCTTCACTCCGGCCTATCTCTTCCAGAATCGCAGTTATGACGTCTGGACGCGCTAG
- a CDS encoding LLM class F420-dependent oxidoreductase produces MARVFPEGRLVYGMQLPVQSQSSIYAEPWEAAASPADLSAIAQAADRAGFGYLASCDHVAIPRRLAGAMSTVWYDPVATLAYLAAVTDRVRLLSHVAIVALRHPLLSAKQYATLDHLSGGRLILGVGAGHVQEEFEVLGVDFERRGAVLDECLDALRAALGPEEFPEFEGARFAFKDLGQLPRPAQQRVPVWVGGSSPAAVRRAAVRGDGWLPQGDPRDKLPAQIARIRQLRAEAGIEEPVEIGAITEALYVGEPGWDTGRRTLTGKPEALAESLRGYAALGVDQIQVRFRSRDRAELVDQITAFGVEVAPHLND; encoded by the coding sequence ATGGCGCGCGTGTTTCCGGAAGGACGACTGGTCTACGGGATGCAGCTCCCGGTCCAGTCGCAGAGTTCCATCTACGCCGAACCCTGGGAGGCCGCCGCCTCACCGGCCGACCTGTCGGCCATCGCGCAGGCCGCCGACCGCGCCGGCTTCGGCTACCTCGCCTCCTGTGACCACGTCGCGATCCCGCGACGCCTCGCCGGGGCGATGAGCACCGTCTGGTACGACCCGGTGGCCACCCTCGCCTACCTGGCCGCGGTCACCGACCGCGTCCGCCTGCTCAGCCACGTCGCGATCGTGGCGCTGCGCCACCCGCTGCTCAGCGCCAAGCAGTACGCGACCCTCGACCACCTCAGCGGCGGCCGGCTGATCCTCGGGGTCGGCGCCGGGCACGTGCAGGAGGAGTTCGAGGTGCTCGGCGTGGACTTCGAGCGGCGCGGCGCGGTGCTCGACGAGTGCCTCGACGCGCTGCGGGCCGCGCTCGGACCGGAGGAGTTCCCGGAGTTCGAGGGCGCCCGGTTCGCCTTCAAGGACCTGGGGCAGCTCCCGCGCCCCGCGCAGCAGCGCGTACCGGTGTGGGTGGGCGGCTCGTCGCCGGCCGCCGTGCGCCGGGCCGCCGTACGCGGCGACGGCTGGCTCCCGCAGGGCGACCCGCGCGACAAGCTGCCCGCCCAGATCGCCCGGATCCGGCAGTTGCGCGCCGAGGCCGGCATCGAGGAGCCCGTCGAGATCGGCGCGATCACCGAGGCGCTGTACGTGGGGGAGCCCGGCTGGGACACCGGCCGCCGCACCCTGACCGGCAAGCCGGAGGCGCTCGCCGAGTCGCTGCGCGGGTACGCGGCGCTGGGCGTGGACCAGATCCAGGTCCGCTTCCGCAGCCGCGACCGGGCCGAACTCGTCGATCAGATCACCGCGTTCGGGGTCGAAGTGGCCCCCCACCTCAACGACTAG